The following are encoded in a window of Fluviibacter phosphoraccumulans genomic DNA:
- the ybiB gene encoding DNA-binding protein YbiB — MQLSAIIKEIGRGAKGARDLPAAEAESLFKAMLQGAVPDLELGAILLALRIKSESDEELLGFCRAMQHATQWLAIDKDAFVVVLPTYNGVRRQPNLLPLLALLLKKAGLKVLIHGRHDFDNRENPFPLFKAFGIEQAASIQDANAQLNETGIALLDIEQLNPGLNRLLSLRSRLGVRNSAHTLCKLLDPCPGQSIRVVNVTHPEYLIRMTALLKAQGGRAMLLRGTEGEAFANPRRRPELMGFSNGVAEVLFPAEAGGTPPISGWPESADYAENVQLILQLLAEPQRIPQPIIDQVNALTALSQPKA, encoded by the coding sequence ATGCAACTTTCGGCAATCATCAAAGAAATCGGCCGTGGGGCAAAAGGCGCACGTGACTTGCCCGCTGCCGAAGCAGAGTCGCTGTTTAAGGCCATGCTCCAAGGCGCCGTCCCAGATCTGGAACTCGGCGCCATTCTTCTAGCACTCCGCATCAAGAGCGAGTCGGATGAAGAACTACTCGGGTTCTGTCGCGCGATGCAGCACGCTACGCAGTGGCTAGCGATCGACAAGGACGCCTTTGTCGTTGTATTACCCACCTACAACGGGGTGCGACGACAGCCGAATCTTTTGCCCTTGCTCGCATTGCTGCTCAAAAAAGCCGGTCTCAAAGTTCTGATTCATGGCCGTCATGACTTTGATAACCGGGAAAACCCTTTCCCGCTGTTCAAAGCCTTTGGCATTGAACAAGCCGCCTCAATCCAAGACGCTAACGCACAACTCAACGAGACCGGCATCGCGCTTCTGGATATCGAACAGCTCAATCCAGGCCTGAATCGGCTGCTCAGCCTACGTAGCCGCTTGGGGGTTCGTAACTCGGCACATACGCTGTGTAAATTGCTCGACCCCTGCCCCGGTCAATCGATTCGTGTGGTCAATGTGACGCACCCGGAGTACCTCATCCGTATGACAGCCTTACTTAAGGCGCAGGGTGGTCGCGCCATGCTGCTGCGCGGCACTGAAGGCGAAGCTTTTGCCAATCCGCGCCGTCGCCCTGAACTGATGGGCTTTAGCAATGGTGTCGCAGAGGTCCTATTTCCGGCAGAAGCCGGTGGCACGCCACCGATCAGCGGCTGGCCCGAGAGCGCCGACTATGCCGAGAATGTACAGCTGATTCTGCAACTCCTGGCTGAACCGCAACGCATACCACAACCCATCATTGACCAAGTCAACGCATTAACAGCCCTAAGTCAGCCTAAAGCTTAA
- a CDS encoding IS1595 family transposase has translation MVTKNRYYRRSRISEAKFRQLVRCFAMDLTATVTAEMTGISLRSVNTIYLKIRQRLAEACEQASPLNGSVEVDESYFGAHRVRGRRGRGAYGKTIVFGLLKRQGMVYTEIVPDCTKATLQGIIRGHIDPASVIHSDGWLGYDGLVDIGFDKHFRVNHGANEFASGERHINGIESFWSYAKRRMAKFNGLTKRTFYLHLKETEFRFNHRGDNLYLVILKTLRLNPL, from the coding sequence ATGGTTACTAAAAACAGGTACTACCGCCGTTCGAGAATCAGCGAGGCTAAATTTCGCCAGCTGGTGCGGTGTTTTGCGATGGATCTGACGGCAACTGTGACTGCAGAAATGACGGGTATCTCGCTTCGTTCTGTGAATACGATCTACCTGAAGATTCGCCAGCGACTGGCTGAAGCCTGTGAACAAGCTTCGCCTCTGAACGGTTCGGTTGAAGTGGATGAGTCCTACTTCGGTGCCCACCGTGTTCGAGGTCGACGTGGGCGTGGTGCCTACGGCAAGACGATTGTCTTTGGTCTGCTCAAGCGCCAGGGTATGGTCTACACAGAAATCGTGCCTGACTGCACCAAGGCCACACTGCAAGGGATTATCCGAGGCCACATCGACCCGGCTTCGGTTATCCATTCTGATGGCTGGCTTGGTTACGACGGGCTGGTGGATATCGGCTTTGACAAGCATTTCCGAGTCAACCACGGGGCCAATGAGTTCGCCTCGGGCGAACGGCACATCAACGGTATCGAAAGTTTCTGGAGCTATGCAAAGAGACGTATGGCCAAGTTCAACGGCTTGACCAAGCGTACCTTCTATCTGCATCTCAAGGAAACTGAGTTTCGATTCAATCATCGGGGTGATAACCTTTACCTCGTCATACTCAAAACATTACGTCTTAACCCGCTTTAA
- a CDS encoding putative Na+/H+ antiporter, with amino-acid sequence MEQPSLIEVIATVIFGVALIHTFAASQFQHLAHTHPRHSGLFHLLGEVEVVFGVWAAILILVMAFVSRPEQAIAYLDSRNYAEPLLVFVLMVMAASRPLVEAARAINNSLARLLPLQPLTARFVVTMSFIPLMGSFITEPAAMTLAALLMRDQFLRHDLPERFKYAIIGVLFVNVSIGGTLTPFAAPPVLMVAAKWDWDIAFMISQIGWRALIAVIFNAIALTIIGRKALQAMPFTNESSENDPQKIPLSVTLIHASFLAAAVTFHHHPVVFMGLFLFFLGYTAAYPHYQSRLLLREALLVAFFLAGLVVLGGKQAWWLQELLAGMSPTVLYFSATALTAITDNAAITYLGSLVDGTDAAFKYALVTGAVTGGGLTVIANAPNPAGYALLKDCFAEKSISALGLFSAALLPTLVAVAVFWLIP; translated from the coding sequence ATGGAACAGCCCAGCCTCATCGAAGTTATCGCCACAGTAATCTTTGGCGTCGCATTGATTCATACGTTTGCAGCGAGTCAATTCCAGCACCTGGCGCATACCCATCCACGCCATTCGGGTCTCTTTCATCTGCTGGGTGAGGTCGAAGTTGTGTTTGGCGTGTGGGCCGCGATTCTCATTCTGGTCATGGCATTTGTGAGCCGGCCAGAGCAAGCGATTGCATACCTCGACTCCCGTAACTACGCAGAGCCTCTACTGGTTTTTGTTTTGATGGTGATGGCGGCCAGCCGACCGCTGGTTGAAGCAGCCCGCGCCATCAATAATAGCCTGGCAAGGTTACTCCCCCTGCAGCCACTGACGGCACGCTTTGTCGTGACGATGTCCTTTATTCCGTTAATGGGCTCTTTTATTACCGAACCTGCAGCAATGACCTTAGCTGCATTGCTCATGCGCGATCAGTTTCTGCGTCACGACCTCCCTGAACGCTTCAAGTACGCGATCATTGGCGTACTCTTTGTAAACGTTTCTATTGGTGGCACCCTCACCCCGTTTGCCGCACCGCCGGTGCTGATGGTGGCCGCAAAATGGGACTGGGATATCGCCTTCATGATCAGTCAGATTGGCTGGCGTGCACTGATTGCCGTCATCTTCAACGCCATTGCACTGACCATCATTGGTCGCAAAGCCTTGCAAGCGATGCCATTCACGAATGAATCCAGCGAAAACGACCCGCAAAAAATTCCGCTGAGCGTCACCCTCATTCACGCCAGCTTCTTGGCTGCTGCCGTGACCTTTCATCATCACCCCGTCGTCTTTATGGGGCTTTTTCTGTTTTTTCTGGGCTACACCGCCGCTTACCCGCACTATCAGTCACGGCTACTCCTACGCGAAGCGTTGCTGGTTGCATTCTTCCTGGCGGGGCTGGTTGTACTTGGTGGCAAGCAGGCATGGTGGTTACAAGAATTGTTGGCGGGTATGTCACCGACCGTCCTATACTTTAGCGCAACCGCGTTGACAGCCATTACCGACAATGCCGCCATTACCTATTTGGGTAGCCTGGTCGATGGCACGGATGCCGCGTTTAAATATGCTTTGGTCACCGGTGCCGTCACCGGCGGCGGCCTCACCGTCATTGCCAACGCACCCAATCCCGCAGGTTATGCCCTCCTCAAAGACTGCTTTGCTGAAAAATCAATTAGTGCCCTCGGGCTCTTTTCTGCTGCCCTGCTACCGACACTGGTCGCGGTTGCTGTGTTCTGGTTGATTCCCTGA
- a CDS encoding 5-(carboxyamino)imidazole ribonucleotide synthase yields the protein MIPAPATLGMLGGGQLGRYFVMAAHELGYQVWVLDPDTDSPAGRIADRHLCADYGDEAALAELAKGCAAVTTEFENVPAETLAILAASIPVHPSAAAVSVCQDRIAEKTFLKTHGLPHGPFVEIASLEDLRHAPSDLFPGILKAARLGYDGKGQAVVEDRAAAESAWVALGSVRCILEAKLPLDYEISVVLARGQDGAVRAFPSAENRHRNGILDVSIVPAWQVDQNAASLADTACEVAEKLAGCLKYVGTLGVEFFVSRGQLVVNEMAPRPHNSGHYTLDACGTNQFQQQVRALCGLPLGDAHAHSAAVMVNLLGDLWFEAGQEREPDWNKLLAIPGLSLHLYGKQSPRVGRKMGHFTVIGQDSKQVYAHALKARVILGLPDA from the coding sequence ATGATTCCAGCGCCCGCAACTCTGGGTATGCTCGGCGGCGGCCAGCTCGGCCGCTACTTTGTTATGGCAGCCCACGAACTGGGGTACCAGGTATGGGTACTTGATCCCGACACCGACAGCCCGGCAGGCCGTATTGCGGATCGCCATCTGTGTGCCGATTACGGTGATGAGGCTGCGCTGGCTGAATTGGCCAAGGGTTGCGCGGCAGTCACCACGGAGTTTGAAAATGTCCCTGCGGAGACATTGGCGATCCTTGCTGCAAGCATCCCGGTGCACCCATCAGCGGCTGCCGTGTCGGTTTGCCAGGACCGTATTGCCGAGAAAACATTTCTCAAGACGCATGGTTTGCCCCATGGGCCCTTTGTTGAAATTGCTTCGCTGGAAGATTTACGTCATGCACCGAGCGATCTCTTTCCCGGCATTCTAAAAGCCGCGCGTCTGGGCTATGACGGTAAAGGGCAGGCTGTGGTCGAGGATCGTGCTGCCGCCGAAAGCGCCTGGGTTGCTTTGGGCTCGGTTCGATGCATTCTCGAAGCCAAGTTGCCGCTGGATTATGAAATTTCTGTGGTGCTGGCGCGCGGTCAGGATGGTGCGGTTCGCGCCTTCCCATCGGCAGAGAACCGCCATCGCAACGGCATTCTGGATGTGAGTATTGTACCGGCATGGCAAGTGGACCAAAACGCTGCATCCCTAGCAGACACAGCCTGCGAAGTGGCCGAAAAACTGGCGGGCTGCCTGAAGTACGTTGGTACGCTTGGTGTTGAATTTTTTGTCAGTCGTGGCCAGTTGGTGGTTAATGAAATGGCGCCACGTCCGCATAACAGTGGGCACTACACACTGGATGCCTGTGGGACGAATCAGTTCCAGCAACAGGTGCGTGCACTCTGCGGTTTGCCGCTGGGGGATGCGCATGCGCATTCTGCCGCCGTTATGGTCAACCTATTGGGTGATTTGTGGTTTGAAGCTGGCCAGGAGCGGGAGCCGGATTGGAATAAGCTGTTAGCGATTCCGGGACTTTCCCTGCACCTCTATGGCAAACAGTCGCCGCGTGTCGGCCGCAAGATGGGGCACTTCACGGTTATCGGGCAGGATTCAAAGCAGGTGTATGCGCATGCATTAAAAGCACGGGTTATTCTGGGTTTGCCGGATGCCTGA
- the purE gene encoding 5-(carboxyamino)imidazole ribonucleotide mutase yields MSADHKSSAVAPLIGIVMGSDSDWPTMQAAAVMLKEFGVAFEARVVSAHRTPDLLFEYAETAGDRGLQAIIAGAGGAAHLPGMLAAKTIVPVLGVPVQSKALSGVDSLHSIVQMPKGIPVATFAIGEAGAANAALFAVAMLANQDKNLNERLQAFRRAQSAKVLTMQLPEL; encoded by the coding sequence ATGAGCGCGGACCACAAATCATCCGCCGTTGCGCCCTTAATTGGCATCGTCATGGGGTCGGACTCCGACTGGCCGACGATGCAGGCAGCTGCCGTGATGCTCAAAGAGTTCGGTGTGGCATTTGAAGCGCGCGTCGTTTCTGCGCACCGCACACCGGATCTGTTGTTTGAATATGCTGAAACCGCGGGTGATCGTGGTCTACAGGCCATCATCGCTGGTGCCGGTGGTGCCGCACATCTGCCGGGCATGCTGGCAGCCAAGACCATTGTGCCGGTGCTGGGCGTACCGGTTCAATCCAAGGCGTTATCTGGCGTCGATTCGCTGCATTCCATCGTGCAAATGCCCAAGGGTATTCCTGTGGCGACCTTTGCCATTGGCGAAGCCGGTGCGGCCAATGCGGCATTGTTTGCTGTCGCCATGCTGGCCAATCAGGATAAGAACTTAAATGAGCGCTTGCAGGCTTTCCGTCGGGCGCAGTCTGCCAAAGTTTTAACCATGCAATTGCCAGAACTGTGA
- a CDS encoding L-threonylcarbamoyladenylate synthase, translating into MPEIVTPDQTSANIERAVALLNAGQLVGLPTETVYGLAADANNPVAVAKIFAAKGRPADHPLIVHLGADDLLNNYAREIPEAAWTLAEAFWPGPLTLILKKAPGVPDIVTGGQDTVGVRIPGHPIALALLRAFAEANPGGGGLAAPSANQFGRISPTAAAHVVTELGDAVALVLDGGDCQVGIESTIVDLSRGDPVILRPGAITAAQIELVLGQKLIATSAVVESTGDATPRVSGSLASHYAPLTPLTVLELSEMKHPLAAGDCAAIVRDCAELSVGLRQHGHVVILADQPARYAHDFYRVLRELDAKGYRHIYVQNLPDTQGWLAVRDRLSRAAHRESR; encoded by the coding sequence ATGCCTGAGATTGTCACGCCGGATCAGACATCGGCGAACATCGAGCGAGCTGTTGCGTTACTTAATGCAGGCCAGCTGGTTGGTTTGCCTACGGAAACCGTTTATGGCTTAGCCGCTGATGCCAACAATCCGGTGGCCGTCGCAAAAATATTTGCAGCCAAAGGACGCCCGGCGGATCATCCGCTGATCGTGCATCTGGGCGCAGATGATTTGCTGAACAATTACGCCAGAGAAATTCCTGAAGCTGCCTGGACGTTGGCTGAAGCATTTTGGCCCGGCCCTTTGACACTCATTCTGAAAAAAGCACCGGGCGTGCCGGATATCGTTACGGGTGGGCAAGATACCGTCGGTGTCCGTATTCCCGGGCACCCGATCGCGTTGGCGTTGCTTCGAGCCTTTGCCGAAGCTAATCCGGGGGGGGGTGGCCTGGCAGCCCCCTCGGCTAATCAATTCGGACGGATCAGTCCCACAGCAGCCGCGCATGTGGTCACAGAACTGGGCGATGCCGTTGCCCTTGTTCTGGATGGTGGCGATTGTCAGGTAGGGATTGAGTCCACCATTGTGGACCTCTCGCGTGGTGATCCAGTCATTCTGAGACCGGGGGCAATCACAGCGGCACAAATTGAACTGGTGTTGGGGCAAAAGCTGATAGCGACATCGGCTGTTGTTGAAAGCACCGGGGATGCGACGCCCAGAGTGTCTGGAAGCCTGGCGTCGCACTATGCACCGCTAACCCCCTTGACGGTGCTAGAACTCTCTGAGATGAAACACCCGTTAGCCGCCGGTGATTGTGCGGCCATTGTGCGTGACTGCGCTGAGTTATCAGTAGGATTAAGACAGCACGGGCATGTGGTTATATTGGCAGATCAGCCAGCCAGATATGCCCACGATTTTTATCGCGTCTTACGCGAGCTGGATGCCAAAGGCTACCGCCATATCTATGTGCAAAATCTGCCGGATACCCAAGGATGGTTGGCGGTGCGCGACCGGTTGAGTCGTGCCGCGCACCGTGAGTCTCGTTAA
- the folD gene encoding bifunctional methylenetetrahydrofolate dehydrogenase/methenyltetrahydrofolate cyclohydrolase FolD yields the protein MTAQILDGAALSKRLRAEFKVRADELALQGHRPGLAVILVGENPASQVYVRNKIKACHEAGMISFDFPFPADVAPAIVLQKIAELNHDPAVHGILVQLPLPPQFDEAEVLAAIRPEKDVDGFHAANVGALMQGDPRFIPCTPYGVMKLLAETGVDLNGKEAVVIGRSNIVGKPMAMLLLHAGCTVTVCHSRTKDLNAHTRRADILVAAIGKPKFVTADMVKPGALVIDVGINRLPAEAGGGLCGDVDFEAVKPIAGAITPVPGGVGPMTIAMLLANTLTSAERFAEGTVK from the coding sequence ATGACAGCTCAAATTCTTGATGGCGCCGCGTTATCGAAACGTCTGCGTGCCGAATTCAAAGTGCGTGCCGATGAACTGGCGCTGCAAGGTCACCGCCCGGGACTGGCGGTAATTTTGGTGGGTGAAAACCCGGCATCGCAAGTTTATGTGCGCAATAAGATCAAAGCCTGCCACGAAGCAGGCATGATTTCTTTTGATTTTCCGTTTCCGGCAGATGTTGCGCCGGCGATCGTGCTGCAGAAGATTGCCGAGCTGAATCATGATCCGGCGGTGCACGGCATACTGGTTCAGTTGCCATTGCCACCACAGTTTGATGAAGCGGAAGTGCTTGCCGCTATTCGTCCGGAAAAAGATGTCGATGGGTTTCATGCCGCCAACGTGGGTGCGCTCATGCAAGGCGATCCACGATTTATCCCGTGCACGCCTTATGGCGTGATGAAGCTATTGGCTGAAACGGGCGTTGATCTGAATGGTAAAGAAGCCGTCGTCATCGGCCGCTCTAATATTGTCGGCAAACCAATGGCGATGCTCTTATTGCATGCAGGCTGCACAGTAACGGTCTGTCATTCTCGCACTAAAGATCTGAATGCGCATACGCGTCGCGCCGATATTCTGGTGGCGGCAATTGGCAAACCCAAATTTGTAACGGCCGACATGGTTAAGCCGGGTGCGCTGGTCATTGACGTAGGGATTAATCGTCTGCCCGCTGAAGCGGGTGGCGGTTTGTGTGGCGACGTTGACTTCGAAGCCGTCAAGCCAATCGCTGGTGCGATTACGCCGGTACCGGGTGGCGTCGGTCCAATGACCATCGCCATGTTGCTGGCCAATACGCTGACCTCCGCCGAGCGCTTTGCCGAAGGAACTGTAAAATGA
- a CDS encoding cytochrome ubiquinol oxidase subunit I gives MDLSALDISRIQFAFVVTFHIIFPSFTIGLAAWLAVLEWRHQATGNPVYRKLFDFWVKIFGVSFGMGVVSGIVMAFQFGTNWSVLSERTGPIQGPLLGYESFTAFILEATFLGVVLLGRHKVSPRAFLASCVLVALGTTLSSFWIMANNSWMQVPVGYAIDASGRIVPNDWQAIIGGHVFLTRWIHMLLAAYLTTATVVAATGAWYTLKGIHKTTARAMLIWGMGLMAVFTPIQMGFGHLAGEIIRTHQPGKFAAVEGRWESGPRAPLVVVAWPDNKAEKNSFEITIPVLGSIVDSGNPDSYQRGIKDVPADERAPFLVPFYGFRIMVGLSVLMLFIGWYGSWHNYRKSIEGSRWFLGLTAIAFPMGWIAVLAGWYTAEVGRQPWVVTGLLRTSDAVTPSLTLNHALTSLTLYVVVYLVIYSFGLRYIWNLFKKGPANDAPNVPEVV, from the coding sequence TTGGACTTATCGGCTTTGGATATTTCGCGAATTCAGTTCGCGTTTGTGGTGACATTCCACATTATTTTTCCGTCGTTCACAATTGGCTTGGCCGCATGGCTGGCCGTGCTGGAGTGGCGACATCAGGCCACCGGTAATCCGGTCTATCGCAAGCTCTTTGATTTCTGGGTCAAGATTTTTGGCGTTTCCTTTGGTATGGGCGTCGTTTCAGGGATTGTGATGGCTTTTCAGTTCGGTACCAACTGGAGCGTTCTCAGTGAAAGAACGGGACCGATTCAGGGCCCACTCCTTGGTTATGAATCGTTTACGGCCTTTATTCTGGAAGCGACTTTCCTGGGGGTTGTATTGTTAGGTCGTCACAAAGTGTCGCCCCGGGCTTTTCTGGCATCCTGCGTGCTGGTTGCCCTGGGGACGACTTTGTCCTCTTTCTGGATTATGGCCAATAACAGTTGGATGCAGGTGCCTGTGGGTTATGCCATTGATGCCAGCGGCCGCATTGTGCCGAACGATTGGCAGGCGATTATTGGCGGTCATGTTTTCCTGACCCGCTGGATACATATGCTGTTGGCTGCGTATCTCACGACCGCCACGGTGGTGGCAGCCACCGGTGCCTGGTACACCTTGAAGGGCATTCACAAAACCACCGCACGCGCCATGCTGATCTGGGGCATGGGCTTAATGGCAGTTTTTACACCGATTCAGATGGGCTTTGGTCACCTGGCGGGTGAAATCATCCGTACCCATCAACCGGGCAAGTTTGCTGCAGTAGAAGGCCGATGGGAAAGTGGTCCGCGGGCCCCGCTCGTTGTTGTGGCCTGGCCGGATAACAAGGCAGAAAAAAACAGCTTCGAAATCACGATCCCTGTGCTCGGTAGCATCGTAGATTCTGGTAACCCGGATTCTTATCAACGCGGGATCAAGGATGTACCGGCCGATGAACGTGCGCCGTTTCTGGTGCCGTTTTACGGTTTCCGCATCATGGTCGGATTGTCGGTACTCATGCTCTTTATTGGTTGGTATGGCAGTTGGCACAATTACCGCAAGAGCATCGAAGGCTCGCGCTGGTTCCTGGGCCTCACAGCCATTGCGTTCCCGATGGGCTGGATTGCCGTATTGGCGGGTTGGTACACGGCCGAAGTCGGTCGGCAGCCCTGGGTCGTAACCGGGCTGCTGAGAACTTCGGACGCGGTCACGCCATCGCTCACGCTAAATCATGCATTGACTAGCCTGACGCTTTACGTCGTGGTTTATCTGGTTATTTATAGCTTTGGTCTGCGCTATATCTGGAACCTTTTCAAGAAGGGGCCAGCCAATGATGCTCCTAATGTCCCGGAGGTCGTATGA
- a CDS encoding MgtC/SapB family protein, which yields MSFPASELLLSYWSPKAMEVNAVLLLHLVGSMVLGMLVGYERSFHGRAAGMRTFSLVCMASTGIVAIFGYPEFWFGGQHVNTITADGPARVIQGIVTGIGFLGAGVIIREGHSISGLSTAASIWTAAAIGILIGLGFYGAGIALALLCAFSMTIVLQLERWLPRRKRYLFELSFNLDGHPSAERLQALAEINGFTIGTDSISISLGKNRQFWSYTATTLPRLKPDMANLALALQQLEGLEKFTISPTRI from the coding sequence ATGTCCTTCCCCGCGTCTGAATTGCTGCTGAGTTACTGGTCGCCTAAAGCCATGGAGGTCAACGCTGTGCTGCTGTTGCACCTGGTGGGATCCATGGTGCTGGGCATGCTGGTGGGCTATGAACGCTCATTCCACGGGCGCGCAGCCGGTATGCGCACTTTTTCGCTGGTCTGTATGGCATCAACAGGCATCGTTGCCATTTTTGGATATCCCGAGTTTTGGTTTGGCGGTCAACATGTCAACACGATTACAGCCGATGGGCCAGCCCGGGTGATTCAAGGCATTGTGACCGGTATCGGCTTTCTGGGTGCTGGCGTCATCATTCGCGAAGGCCATTCGATCTCTGGGTTATCTACCGCCGCTTCAATTTGGACGGCTGCCGCCATCGGGATACTGATCGGTCTCGGATTCTATGGCGCAGGCATCGCATTGGCCCTGCTTTGCGCCTTCAGCATGACCATTGTGCTGCAGCTGGAGCGTTGGCTACCCCGCCGCAAGCGCTATCTCTTTGAGCTCTCTTTCAACCTCGACGGACACCCCAGTGCCGAGAGACTGCAAGCGCTGGCTGAAATCAATGGGTTCACGATAGGGACCGATAGCATCTCCATCAGCCTCGGGAAGAACCGACAGTTCTGGTCGTATACCGCAACGACACTCCCCCGCCTCAAACCCGATATGGCAAATCTCGCTTTGGCCCTTCAGCAGCTTGAAGGCCTGGAAAAATTTACCATTTCCCCAACGCGCATCTAA